The following nucleotide sequence is from Chitinophagales bacterium.
CAACAGGTTAAAACATACATAAGCAAATATGCCGACAAGCAGTCCCGCCGCGGATGTAATCATTTTCTCATACAGGCCGCCTGCAATGCCATCAATACTGATCACTTTTTCCACCGATATGGTATAGAAAATTTTTATTACGCCTGAAATGGTGCCGATAAATCCCATCATGGGTGCGATGGCAGCAATGATGGCGAGGTAATTCATATTCCTGTCGAGCTTATATATTTCCAGCCTGCCTTCACTTTCTACCGCCGATTCCACTTCCTTGATTGGCTTGCCTATACGTTTGATGCCTTTGCCCAGCAACCTTGCAATAGGTGTGTTGGTATTTCTGCATAACATGATGGCTGGCTCCATCTTACCGGTAAGGAGGTAGTCGCGTATGTTCGACATGAAATTCTGATCAATCTTTGATGCCCTTCTGATCACAAGGAACCTTT
It contains:
- a CDS encoding MotA/TolQ/ExbB proton channel family protein, which translates into the protein MTLFLQITQTAIDTASNAGIVNPPVTATAEPLSLLSLILKGGPIMYPLVILSLLAVYFAAERFLVIRRASKIDQNFMSNIRDYLLTGKMEPAIMLCRNTNTPIARLLGKGIKRIGKPIKEVESAVESEGRLEIYKLDRNMNYLAIIAAIAPMMGFIGTISGVIKIFYTISVEKVISIDGIAGGLYEKMITSAAGLLVGIFAYVCFNLLNNMIDRVSYMLEANAVDFIDLIQEPTA